The genome window AAAGGCCGTCAGTGGATTGCGGCTATAGGCGTTCGGCATGATAACTACCACAATCGACTGTCTTCTTGTATCAGGCGGCATGAAATTTATATAATCCAAAAACGCATTAATATCTTCCGTAAAGGCAGGGTCTTGTTGATGCAGAAATATGAGGTGGTATGTATTGTATTTAAGTTTTTTTATTAAATCTTTATAGTTTTCTATATATCTTGTTTCATAATTCATAGTTGATAATTGTTCTTTTATATTTGTTTTGAGTAATTCGTTTTTTGAATATACGAGAGCCGTTTTTATTTCTGGTGGGAATATCTCATGATCTTGTATTATATCTTCTATTTCTTTTATAGAAAAATTTGTAGTCATTTTGACTTCTTCCTCTCTTTTTATTGCACTTTGATTAATTGTTATTGTACTTTTACATTTTGGGCATTTTAAATAAAAACATCCTTTTTTAAATAATTTATTGTCGTCGATATAATAATGTTGTCCACATCCACTGCATGTAATTTTCATCATTATTATCTTTTTCTTTGTATATCCCAATCCATATCGATCTTTAATTCTTCGATATCTGATGTTTTTTCACCTTTGGTGTTTTTTATATGGTCTATTCCTATCCTTACAGCTGATTTGCTGGTTGCATATGTTATTGCAGTATCTTCATCTATTATACCTTCTGAGAAAAGTTTGATGATATGTTGGTCGAATGTTTGCATATGATAGCTTTTCCCAGCCTCGATGATTTCATAAAAAGTCTTTCCTTCTGATTCACCGTTTATGATAGAGTCTTTGACCCTTACATTGTTTTGCATGATTTCGAATATGGCAACGCGCCCGCCATTGATTTTCGGAAGAAGTCTCTGGCCTACAACCCATTTTAAGGAATCAGCAAGGCGAGAGCGTATTTGGCGTTCTTCTTCTGTGTCGAACATGCCGAGTATCCTGTTTATTGTATGGCCTGCGCTTATTGTATGGAGGGTCGAAAAGACCAAGTGTCCTGTTTCAGCGGCGTTGAACGCTATCTCAGCGGTCTCTCTGTCGCGCATCTCTCCTACAAGTATGACATGGGGCGCCTGACGTAGCGCCGCTCTCAGGCCGTTTGCATACGTATCAAAGTCTGTCCCAAGCTCCCTTTGATTAAATGTGGCCCTTTTCTGTTGATGCAGATATTCGATCGGGTCTTCAAGCGTGATTACATGCAGAGGGAAGTTTTCATTTATCTCATTCAATATTGTGGCTAAAGACGTAGTCTTTCCTGCGCCAGTGGCACCTGTAAAGAGGATGATCCCGTTTTTTTCCCTTGCCATCAGTTTGAAGCATTGCGGCAGACCTAATTCGTCTATGGTCGGGACCTTGTTGGCCAGGAGACGCATCACTATACTCAAGAAACCCTTTTGAGAAAATATGTTGACTCGGAAGCGCGGACCTTCTTTGATATGATAAGACAGATCGCATGAACCATGCCTAAGCAGATCCGTGATGAGGCGCCTGTTGTTGCCAAGAAGGGAAAGCGCTATCGTTTCGGTGTGGAAAGGCGTTAATTTTCCGCCGGCCAAGGGGAAGTTAGCTGCGTGAAGCTGCCCATCCGCCGCTACCTGACATGGCTTTCCTACGGTAAAATTGAGGTCTGATATCCGTGGATGGGCCGCAAGGAGTTCGTTTAGAACGATGTCCAGCTCTATCCGTCTCATCTATGCCACCTCTGTAAAATCCAATGGGGCGCTCTTTGCAAAGGGTTTAAATCTCGCCTTGTCAACGCATTTGTTGTACGCCTCATCCGGATCGATCTTCCCTGCCTGGAGGAGTTCCATAATGGCATCATCGAGGGTTTGCATCCCATATTTCTTGCCGGTCTGCATTAAAGACGGCAACTGGTATGTCTTGCCTTCACGGATGAGATTCCTCACCGCAGGGGTTGCAATGAGTATTTCAAAGGCAACGCACCTGCCCTTTATATCAATTCTTTTAAACATGGTCTGCGATATGACTGCCCTTAAGGCATCGGCAAGCGTGGCCCTTATCTGCGGTTGTTGGTGTGCAGGGAATATCTCTATCACCCTGTCAACTGTCTTTGCGGCGCTTATGGTATGGAGAGTGGCCATTACGAGGTGGCCGGTCATGGCCGCCTCTATAGCGAGTGAAATGGTTTCAAGGTCCCTCATCTCACCCACCAGGATGA of Dissulfurimicrobium hydrothermale contains these proteins:
- a CDS encoding zinc-ribbon domain-containing protein; the protein is MGYTKKKIIMMKITCSGCGQHYYIDDNKLFKKGCFYLKCPKCKSTITINQSAIKREEEVKMTTNFSIKEIEDIIQDHEIFPPEIKTALVYSKNELLKTNIKEQLSTMNYETRYIENYKDLIKKLKYNTYHLIFLHQQDPAFTEDINAFLDYINFMPPDTRRQSIVVVIMPNAYSRNPLTAFSLGADFIIQPADLLNLAKIIQDEITSKEKKYRVFLDCKANAARN
- a CDS encoding type IV pilus twitching motility protein PilT: MRRIELDIVLNELLAAHPRISDLNFTVGKPCQVAADGQLHAANFPLAGGKLTPFHTETIALSLLGNNRRLITDLLRHGSCDLSYHIKEGPRFRVNIFSQKGFLSIVMRLLANKVPTIDELGLPQCFKLMAREKNGIILFTGATGAGKTTSLATILNEINENFPLHVITLEDPIEYLHQQKRATFNQRELGTDFDTYANGLRAALRQAPHVILVGEMRDRETAEIAFNAAETGHLVFSTLHTISAGHTINRILGMFDTEEERQIRSRLADSLKWVVGQRLLPKINGGRVAIFEIMQNNVRVKDSIINGESEGKTFYEIIEAGKSYHMQTFDQHIIKLFSEGIIDEDTAITYATSKSAVRIGIDHIKNTKGEKTSDIEELKIDMDWDIQRKR